Proteins found in one Triticum aestivum cultivar Chinese Spring chromosome 4D, IWGSC CS RefSeq v2.1, whole genome shotgun sequence genomic segment:
- the LOC123097507 gene encoding protein LURP-one-related 11: protein MGGARWCLGAELWTPKVKVHSSASCSSQKRLLLEDTPAAGAPPAEEPAAAAGEGQVVKDQDQGEGGEGEEHRSQQREVFTIWMKSLVLNGSGCTVFDSRGRIVYRVDNYGSHRSVDVCLMDITGSVVLQVLKKFRRWEGYRCGGWEEPERGDAPRGRGRPWFTVVSNKWGRGPRCEFRSDGQAVRYKMDGGRRRQQAARASWIVDDATGLAVAEVKRKLTATGVSLGEDVLTLVVEPNVDHSLIMGLLVVHGLINHSM, encoded by the coding sequence ATGGGAGGCGCAAGGTGGTGCCTTGGTGCTGAACTCTGGACGCCCAAGGTCAAGGTACACTCCTCGGCCTCCTGTTCGTCGCAGAAGCGGCTACTTCTAGAAGACACGCCGGCCGCCGGTGCTCCTCCGGCTGAGGAGccagcggcggcggccggcgaaggCCAAGTCGTCAAAGACCAAGACCAAGGggaaggaggggaaggggaagAGCACAGGAGCCAGCAGAGGGAGGTGTTCACCATCTGGATGAAGTCGCTGGTGCTCAACGGGAGCGGCTGCACGGTCTTCGACTCCCGCGGCCGCATCGTCTACCGCGTCGACAACTACGGCTCCCACCGCTCCGTGGACGTGTGCCTCATGGACATCACGGGGAGCGTGGTGCTCCAGGTCCTCAAGAAGTTCAGGAGGTGGGAGGGGTACAGGTGCGGCGGGTGGGAGGAGCCCGAGCGCGGCGACGCGCCGCGGGGGCGAGGGCGGCCGTGGTTCACGGTGGTGAGCAACAAGTGGGGCCGCGGCCCGCGCTGCGAGTTCAGGAGCGACGGCCAGGCGGTGCGCTACAAGATggacggcggcaggcggcggcagcaggcggcgcGCGCCTCGTGGATCGTGGACGACGCCACCGGGCTGGCGGTGGCGGAGGTGAAGAGGAAGCTGACGGCGACGGGGGTGTCCCTGGGCGAGGACGTGCTGACGCTGGTGGTGGAGCCCAACGTGGACCACTCGCTCATCATGGGGCTCCTTGTGGTGCATGGCCTCATAAACCACTCCATGTGA
- the LOC123097508 gene encoding uncharacterized protein isoform X2: MVDTRRSAAAKRPSDDDDKGSPPPPSDQAPGAEAQSSGARRPGKRAKATAPEEDTTKTAAPATDAAEAAAEAAIATGPPVAPPDTTGLQALTGAMDRLEAFLRSGEAASNSDGHKRGAADKDLSAMLKRAKDLSAKATSNKRQGALGSRRQEPWCRLISQYATDPSLPIHSSYFTVGYGAQYDLRLGESSTSSLVCKLKLATKRGALLEIHEPKVVRVNGKALDKNAKVTLNGGDEIVFSSPLRRAYIFQQHQQDKSSTSAFSSTCSSIHQGQHSLIKDIQDHLSSKGPKLPSFYFGKSRPPLTPLTPLMPIGSSADPDIFGSFCKTREDQSNSEESTQSARSQLSKEDLKNATHDASDISESFDNFPYYLSEDTKCALLSSAFVHLQCKDYIEFTRHISSLGQRALLSGPAGTEIYQQYLVKALAKHFGARLLTVNSSMLFGTSKELESYKKGDRVRYIGSLLPTNVILDGHSPPEFGSLGQICLPFEENRSSKVGVRFDEQIPGGIDLGGSCEVDHGLFCSVDSLCLDSPGWENRSKHPFDMIIQFISEEIQHGPMVLFLKDTEKICGNNDSYYGLKSKLEHFPAGVFIVGSHIQPDSRKEKANAGSLFLSKFPYSQAILDLALQDLDRVHDKSKEMSKGMRHLTKIFPNKVTIQPPQDEVELSRWNQMLDQDIEILKANDNTSKIRSFLTRIGLECSDLEAICVKDRTLTNECIDTIVGFALSHQLKHLTATNPDPSIDLQFSLSSESLKHGVDMLESIQSGPKTSNKRKSLKDIATENEFEKRLLADVIPPDEIGVTFEDIGALESVKETLKELVMLPLQRPELFSKGQLMKPCKGILLFGPPGTGKTMLAKSVATEAGANFINISMSSISSKWFGEGEKYVKAVFSLASKIAPSVIFVDEVDGMLGRRENPGEHEAMRKMKNEFMVNWDGLRTKDKERVLVLAATNRPFDLDEAVIRRLPRRLMVNLPDASNRRKIISLILAKEDLADDLDLEAIANLTEGYSGSDLKNLCVTAAHLPIRELLEKEKKERALAEAENRPLPQSCSSSDVRALRISDFKHAHEQVCASVSSDSTNMNELVQWNDLYGEGGSRKTTTLSYFM, from the exons ATGGTCGACACCAGGCGGAGCGCCGCGGCCAAGCGCCCCTCGGACGACGACGACAagggctcgccgccgccgccgtccgaccAGGCGCCGGGGGCCGAGGCCCAGTCGTCGGGCGCCCGCAGGCCCGGCAAGCGCGCCAAG GCTACGGCGCCCGAGGAGGATACCACCAAGACGGCCGCGCCGGCGACAGATGCGGCCGAGGCGGCGGCTGAGGCGGCTATCGCCACCGGTCCGCCGGTCGCACCGCCGGACACCACCGGCCTCCAGGCGCTCACCGGCGCCATGGACaggctggaggccttcctgaggtCAGGGGAGGCGGCGTCGAATTCGGACG GGCATAAGCGTGGCGCCGCTGACAAAGATTTATCCGCAATGTTGAAGAGGGCCAAGGATTTGTCTGCCAAGGCCACATCCAACAAACGCCAGGGCGCACTGGGCAGCAGGCGCCAGGAGCCCTGGTGCAGGCTAATCTCACAGTATGCCACG GATCCTTCCCTTCCTATTCATTCCTCCTATTTTACTGTTGGTTATGGAGCACAATATGATTTGAGACTGGGCGAGTCATCTACTAGCTCACTTGTTTGTAAACTGAAGCTTGCTACTAAG CGAGGTGCTCTACTTGAAATACACGAGCCCAAAGTTGTTCGTGTAAATGGCAAGGCTTTGGACAAGAATGCTAAAGTTACCTTAAATGGAGGGGATGAAATTGTCTTCAGTTCACCTTTGAGGCGTGCTTAC ATATTTCAGCAACACCAGCAGGATAAATCAAGCACTTCAGCGTTTTCCTCTACTTGCAGTAGTATCCATCAGGGGCAACATTCACTTATCAAAGATATTCAAGATCATCTGTCATCTAAAGGACCCAAATTACCATCCTTTTACTTTGGTAAAAGCCGACCTCCATTGACTCCATTGACTCCATTGATGCCTATTG GATCATCTGCGGATCCAGATATATTTGGTAGTTTCTGTAAAACAAGGGAGGACCAGTCTAACTCTGAAGAAAGTACACAGTCTGCCCGGTCTCAACTATCAAAGGAGGATCTAAAAAATGCAACACATGATGCTAGTGACATATCTGAGTCATTTGATAATTTTCCATATTATCTAAG CGAGGATACCAAATGTGCTCTTCTGTCATCAGCATTTGTGCATTTACAATGCAAAGACTATATTGAGTTTACCAGACACATTTCTTCTCTCGGTCAACGAGCATTGCTATCCGGTCCGGCAG GGACTGAGATCTACCAACAATATCTGGTGAAGGCACTTGCAAAACATTTCGGTGCAAGGTTGCTCACAGTCAATTCTTCAATGCTGTTCGGT ACTTCCAAGGAATTAGAGTCATACAAAAAAG GTGATAGAGTGAGGTACATTGGTTCATTACTGCCGACAAACGTTATCCTTGACGGACATAG TCCTCCAGAATTTGGCTCGCTAGGTCAAATATGTCTTCCTTTCGAAGAAAATAGATCATCAAAGGTTGGGGTAAGGTTTGATGAACAAATCCCAGGAGGTATTGATCTTGGAGGCAGTTGTGAAGTTGATCATGGCTTATTTTGTTCAG TTGATTCTTTATGCCTCGACAGTCCAGGATGGGAAAATAGATCCAAGCACCCATTTGATATGATCATTCAG TTTATCTCTGAAGAAATACAGCATGGTCCTATGGTCCTATTTCTGAAGGACACAGAAAAAATATGTGGGAATAATGATTCCTATTATGGTCTGAAGAGCAAGCTTGAACATTTCCCGGCAGGTGTCTTTATTGTTGGTTCTCATATCCAGCCTGACAGTCGCAAAGAGAAG GCAAATGCGGGGTCTCTTTTCCTTTCAAAGTTCCCTTATAGCCAAGCAATTCTTGACCTTGCATTGCAG GACTTGGATCGAGTACATGATAAAAGTAAGGAAATGTCAAAGGGGATGAGGCATCTAACAAAGATTTTCCCAAATAAAGTGACGATCCAACCACCACAA GATGAAGTTGAGCTTTCACGGTGGAACCAGATGTTAGATCAAGATATCGAAATTCTTAAAGCAAATGATAACACTTCAAAAATACGCTCT TTTCTAACGCGGATTGGCTTGGAATGCTCTGATCTTGAGGCAATATGTGTCAAGGATCGCACCCTTACAAATGAGT GTATTGATACAATAGTTGGTTTTGCTTTGAGCCATCAACTAAAGCACTTAACAGCTACAAACCCTGACCCTTCAATTGATTTGCAGTTTTCCCTATCTAGTGAAAG TCTGAAGCATGGAGTTGATATGTTGGAAAGTATCCAGTCTGGCCCTAAGACCAGCAACAAAAGGAAGTCACTTAAG GACATTGCTACGGAAAACGAATTTGAAAAGAGGCTTCTTGCCGATGTTATACCTCCAGATGAAATAGGAGTTACATTTGAGGACATCGGAGCACTGGAAAGTGTCAAGGAAACTCTGAAGGAGTTAGTGATGCTGCCCTTGCAAAGGCCTGAATTGTTTTCCAAAGGACAACTTATGAAG CCATGTAAAGGGATATTACTTTTTGGTCCGCCTGGTACGGGGAAGACGATGCTTGCGAAATCTGTGGCAACAGAGGCTGGTGCTAATTTCATAAACATATCAATGTCAAGTATATCCTCAAAG TGGTTTGGTGAAGGAGAGAAGTACGTGAAAGCTGTGTTTTCACTGGCAAGCAAAATTGCTCCAAGTGTCATTTTCGTAGATGAG GTTGATGGCATGTTGGGTAGACGTGAGAACCCTGGAGAGCATGAAGCCATGCGCAAGATGAAAAACGAGTTTATGGTGAACTGGGATGGGTTAAGAACAAAAGATAAAGAACGCGTATTAGTCCTTGCTGCGACTAATAGGCCATTTGACCTTGATGAAGCTGTTATTAGGAGGCTTCCAAGGAG GTTGATGGTGAATTTGCCTGATGCATCAAATAGAAGAAAAATTATTAGCCTCATACTAGCCAAAGAAGATTTGGCAGATGACCTTGATCTTGAAGCCATTGCTAATTTGACGGAAGGATACTCGGGCAGTGATCTTAAG AATCTTTGTGTGACTGCTGCTCATCTTCCTATTAgagagctccttgaaaaggagaaaaaG GAGAGAGCTTTGGCAGAAGCAGAAAACAGACCATTGCCCCAATCGTGTTCTAGCAGTGATGTCCGTGCCTTGAGAATAAGTGATTTCAAACATGCACATGAACAG GTTTGTGCAAGTGTATCTTCTGATTCAACGAATATGAATGAGCTTGTTCAGTGGAATGATCTCTACGGAGAAGGTGGGTCGAGGAAAACGACAACGCTAAGCTACTTTATGTAG
- the LOC123097508 gene encoding uncharacterized protein isoform X1, protein MVDTRRSAAAKRPSDDDDKGSPPPPSDQAPGAEAQSSGARRPGKRAKATAPEEDTTKTAAPATDAAEAAAEAAIATGPPVAPPDTTGLQALTGAMDRLEAFLRSGEAASNSDGHKRGAADKDLSAMLKRAKDLSAKATSNKRQGALGSRRQEPWCRLISQYATDPSLPIHSSYFTVGYGAQYDLRLGESSTSSLVCKLKLATKRGALLEIHEPKVVRVNGKALDKNAKVTLNGGDEIVFSSPLRRAYIFQQHQQDKSSTSAFSSTCSSIHQGQHSLIKDIQDHLSSKGPKLPSFYFGKSRPPLTPLTPLMPIGSSADPDIFGSFCKTREDQSNSEESTQSARSQLSKEDLKNATHDASDISESFDNFPYYLSEDTKCALLSSAFVHLQCKDYIEFTRHISSLGQRALLSGPAGTEIYQQYLVKALAKHFGARLLTVNSSMLFGGQTSKELESYKKGDRVRYIGSLLPTNVILDGHSPPEFGSLGQICLPFEENRSSKVGVRFDEQIPGGIDLGGSCEVDHGLFCSVDSLCLDSPGWENRSKHPFDMIIQFISEEIQHGPMVLFLKDTEKICGNNDSYYGLKSKLEHFPAGVFIVGSHIQPDSRKEKANAGSLFLSKFPYSQAILDLALQDLDRVHDKSKEMSKGMRHLTKIFPNKVTIQPPQDEVELSRWNQMLDQDIEILKANDNTSKIRSFLTRIGLECSDLEAICVKDRTLTNECIDTIVGFALSHQLKHLTATNPDPSIDLQFSLSSESLKHGVDMLESIQSGPKTSNKRKSLKDIATENEFEKRLLADVIPPDEIGVTFEDIGALESVKETLKELVMLPLQRPELFSKGQLMKPCKGILLFGPPGTGKTMLAKSVATEAGANFINISMSSISSKWFGEGEKYVKAVFSLASKIAPSVIFVDEVDGMLGRRENPGEHEAMRKMKNEFMVNWDGLRTKDKERVLVLAATNRPFDLDEAVIRRLPRRLMVNLPDASNRRKIISLILAKEDLADDLDLEAIANLTEGYSGSDLKNLCVTAAHLPIRELLEKEKKERALAEAENRPLPQSCSSSDVRALRISDFKHAHEQVCASVSSDSTNMNELVQWNDLYGEGGSRKTTTLSYFM, encoded by the exons ATGGTCGACACCAGGCGGAGCGCCGCGGCCAAGCGCCCCTCGGACGACGACGACAagggctcgccgccgccgccgtccgaccAGGCGCCGGGGGCCGAGGCCCAGTCGTCGGGCGCCCGCAGGCCCGGCAAGCGCGCCAAG GCTACGGCGCCCGAGGAGGATACCACCAAGACGGCCGCGCCGGCGACAGATGCGGCCGAGGCGGCGGCTGAGGCGGCTATCGCCACCGGTCCGCCGGTCGCACCGCCGGACACCACCGGCCTCCAGGCGCTCACCGGCGCCATGGACaggctggaggccttcctgaggtCAGGGGAGGCGGCGTCGAATTCGGACG GGCATAAGCGTGGCGCCGCTGACAAAGATTTATCCGCAATGTTGAAGAGGGCCAAGGATTTGTCTGCCAAGGCCACATCCAACAAACGCCAGGGCGCACTGGGCAGCAGGCGCCAGGAGCCCTGGTGCAGGCTAATCTCACAGTATGCCACG GATCCTTCCCTTCCTATTCATTCCTCCTATTTTACTGTTGGTTATGGAGCACAATATGATTTGAGACTGGGCGAGTCATCTACTAGCTCACTTGTTTGTAAACTGAAGCTTGCTACTAAG CGAGGTGCTCTACTTGAAATACACGAGCCCAAAGTTGTTCGTGTAAATGGCAAGGCTTTGGACAAGAATGCTAAAGTTACCTTAAATGGAGGGGATGAAATTGTCTTCAGTTCACCTTTGAGGCGTGCTTAC ATATTTCAGCAACACCAGCAGGATAAATCAAGCACTTCAGCGTTTTCCTCTACTTGCAGTAGTATCCATCAGGGGCAACATTCACTTATCAAAGATATTCAAGATCATCTGTCATCTAAAGGACCCAAATTACCATCCTTTTACTTTGGTAAAAGCCGACCTCCATTGACTCCATTGACTCCATTGATGCCTATTG GATCATCTGCGGATCCAGATATATTTGGTAGTTTCTGTAAAACAAGGGAGGACCAGTCTAACTCTGAAGAAAGTACACAGTCTGCCCGGTCTCAACTATCAAAGGAGGATCTAAAAAATGCAACACATGATGCTAGTGACATATCTGAGTCATTTGATAATTTTCCATATTATCTAAG CGAGGATACCAAATGTGCTCTTCTGTCATCAGCATTTGTGCATTTACAATGCAAAGACTATATTGAGTTTACCAGACACATTTCTTCTCTCGGTCAACGAGCATTGCTATCCGGTCCGGCAG GGACTGAGATCTACCAACAATATCTGGTGAAGGCACTTGCAAAACATTTCGGTGCAAGGTTGCTCACAGTCAATTCTTCAATGCTGTTCGGT GGGCAGACTTCCAAGGAATTAGAGTCATACAAAAAAG GTGATAGAGTGAGGTACATTGGTTCATTACTGCCGACAAACGTTATCCTTGACGGACATAG TCCTCCAGAATTTGGCTCGCTAGGTCAAATATGTCTTCCTTTCGAAGAAAATAGATCATCAAAGGTTGGGGTAAGGTTTGATGAACAAATCCCAGGAGGTATTGATCTTGGAGGCAGTTGTGAAGTTGATCATGGCTTATTTTGTTCAG TTGATTCTTTATGCCTCGACAGTCCAGGATGGGAAAATAGATCCAAGCACCCATTTGATATGATCATTCAG TTTATCTCTGAAGAAATACAGCATGGTCCTATGGTCCTATTTCTGAAGGACACAGAAAAAATATGTGGGAATAATGATTCCTATTATGGTCTGAAGAGCAAGCTTGAACATTTCCCGGCAGGTGTCTTTATTGTTGGTTCTCATATCCAGCCTGACAGTCGCAAAGAGAAG GCAAATGCGGGGTCTCTTTTCCTTTCAAAGTTCCCTTATAGCCAAGCAATTCTTGACCTTGCATTGCAG GACTTGGATCGAGTACATGATAAAAGTAAGGAAATGTCAAAGGGGATGAGGCATCTAACAAAGATTTTCCCAAATAAAGTGACGATCCAACCACCACAA GATGAAGTTGAGCTTTCACGGTGGAACCAGATGTTAGATCAAGATATCGAAATTCTTAAAGCAAATGATAACACTTCAAAAATACGCTCT TTTCTAACGCGGATTGGCTTGGAATGCTCTGATCTTGAGGCAATATGTGTCAAGGATCGCACCCTTACAAATGAGT GTATTGATACAATAGTTGGTTTTGCTTTGAGCCATCAACTAAAGCACTTAACAGCTACAAACCCTGACCCTTCAATTGATTTGCAGTTTTCCCTATCTAGTGAAAG TCTGAAGCATGGAGTTGATATGTTGGAAAGTATCCAGTCTGGCCCTAAGACCAGCAACAAAAGGAAGTCACTTAAG GACATTGCTACGGAAAACGAATTTGAAAAGAGGCTTCTTGCCGATGTTATACCTCCAGATGAAATAGGAGTTACATTTGAGGACATCGGAGCACTGGAAAGTGTCAAGGAAACTCTGAAGGAGTTAGTGATGCTGCCCTTGCAAAGGCCTGAATTGTTTTCCAAAGGACAACTTATGAAG CCATGTAAAGGGATATTACTTTTTGGTCCGCCTGGTACGGGGAAGACGATGCTTGCGAAATCTGTGGCAACAGAGGCTGGTGCTAATTTCATAAACATATCAATGTCAAGTATATCCTCAAAG TGGTTTGGTGAAGGAGAGAAGTACGTGAAAGCTGTGTTTTCACTGGCAAGCAAAATTGCTCCAAGTGTCATTTTCGTAGATGAG GTTGATGGCATGTTGGGTAGACGTGAGAACCCTGGAGAGCATGAAGCCATGCGCAAGATGAAAAACGAGTTTATGGTGAACTGGGATGGGTTAAGAACAAAAGATAAAGAACGCGTATTAGTCCTTGCTGCGACTAATAGGCCATTTGACCTTGATGAAGCTGTTATTAGGAGGCTTCCAAGGAG GTTGATGGTGAATTTGCCTGATGCATCAAATAGAAGAAAAATTATTAGCCTCATACTAGCCAAAGAAGATTTGGCAGATGACCTTGATCTTGAAGCCATTGCTAATTTGACGGAAGGATACTCGGGCAGTGATCTTAAG AATCTTTGTGTGACTGCTGCTCATCTTCCTATTAgagagctccttgaaaaggagaaaaaG GAGAGAGCTTTGGCAGAAGCAGAAAACAGACCATTGCCCCAATCGTGTTCTAGCAGTGATGTCCGTGCCTTGAGAATAAGTGATTTCAAACATGCACATGAACAG GTTTGTGCAAGTGTATCTTCTGATTCAACGAATATGAATGAGCTTGTTCAGTGGAATGATCTCTACGGAGAAGGTGGGTCGAGGAAAACGACAACGCTAAGCTACTTTATGTAG